The following are encoded in a window of Sphaerisporangium siamense genomic DNA:
- a CDS encoding MFS transporter: MVWRAAARRFPVLAIRDFRLLLADRLLAPAAVAFSVVGVSFAVLDLTGSTADLSYVLAAQIAPALVFTLISGVVSDRVPPQRVIVAANVVIAVSEGLLGVLVLSGGVRLWHMIVLETLTGVGMAVLWPAMQSMLPKIVPDELLQQANAVSRLAMNGAQMGGAAVAGLVVAAVGPGWAMAVCGVGLLATVPMLLSIRASGHERTDETSMVRDLRDGWSEFRSHTWLWTIVAQYCVVLMAWYGGFQVLGPPVAKEHLGGAAAWGAITAAEALGLIVGGVISLRFTPRRPLLLVVSIGAILAVSPLSLAMRWPLVAICLATAVLGVFLEIMMVQWSVTLTRNVPPEKLARVSAYDALGSVMAMPVGALVAGPLADEIGLSATQYGAAALMVAASSLAILPRDVRRMRSSDGRSAPSVPAASPSGS; encoded by the coding sequence ATGGTGTGGCGCGCGGCCGCACGCCGGTTTCCGGTGCTCGCGATCCGGGACTTCCGGCTGCTGCTGGCCGATCGGCTGCTCGCGCCCGCGGCCGTGGCCTTCTCGGTGGTGGGCGTCTCCTTCGCGGTCCTGGACCTGACCGGGTCCACCGCGGACCTGTCCTACGTCCTCGCGGCCCAGATCGCACCGGCCCTGGTGTTCACGCTGATCAGCGGCGTGGTGTCGGATCGGGTGCCCCCGCAGCGGGTGATCGTGGCGGCGAACGTGGTGATCGCCGTGTCGGAGGGGCTGCTCGGCGTCCTGGTGCTGAGCGGCGGCGTGCGTCTCTGGCACATGATCGTGCTGGAGACGCTGACCGGTGTGGGCATGGCCGTGCTGTGGCCCGCCATGCAGTCGATGCTGCCCAAGATCGTGCCGGACGAGCTGTTGCAGCAGGCCAACGCGGTGAGCCGGCTGGCGATGAACGGCGCCCAGATGGGCGGCGCCGCGGTCGCGGGCCTGGTGGTCGCGGCGGTGGGGCCGGGCTGGGCCATGGCCGTCTGCGGGGTGGGCCTGCTGGCCACGGTGCCCATGCTGCTGTCGATCCGCGCCTCCGGGCACGAGCGCACGGACGAGACGAGCATGGTGCGCGACCTCAGGGACGGCTGGTCGGAGTTCCGCAGCCACACCTGGCTGTGGACGATCGTCGCGCAGTACTGCGTCGTGCTGATGGCCTGGTACGGCGGCTTCCAGGTGCTCGGGCCGCCGGTCGCCAAGGAGCATCTCGGCGGCGCGGCCGCCTGGGGGGCGATCACCGCGGCCGAGGCCCTGGGCCTGATCGTCGGCGGGGTGATCTCGCTCCGTTTCACTCCGCGCCGGCCCCTCTTGCTCGTGGTCTCGATCGGCGCGATCCTGGCGGTGTCGCCGTTGTCGCTGGCCATGCGATGGCCCCTGGTGGCGATCTGCCTGGCCACGGCCGTGCTCGGCGTCTTCCTTGAGATCATGATGGTGCAGTGGAGCGTCACGCTGACCCGTAACGTGCCGCCGGAGAAGCTGGCGAGGGTCTCGGCGTACGACGCGCTCGGCTCGGTGATGGCGATGCCGGTCGGCGCGCTGGTCGCGGGCCCGCTGGCGGACGAGATCGGGCTGTCGGCCACGCAGTACGGCGCTGCGGCGCTGATGGTGGCCGCCTCGTCGCTGGCGATCCTGCCCCGCGACGTGCGCCGGATGCGGTCCTCGGACGGCAGGAGCGCGCCGTCCGTGCCCGCCGCCTCGCCGTCGGGGTCCTGA
- a CDS encoding MarR family winged helix-turn-helix transcriptional regulator: MTNTTTRTERPAVPRSDAELASALRVSLARLNRRLRRQAGANSLTPTQFATLAAVERHSAITPGELAELEKMQPPSMTRVIAALEHRGLLARTPHPTDRRQVTVSVTEAGRGLMKEERRRKEAWLAMRLMELSPEERATLRAAAPILEKLSQT; this comes from the coding sequence ATGACGAACACCACCACAAGGACGGAGCGCCCGGCGGTCCCGCGCAGCGACGCCGAGCTGGCGTCCGCGCTGCGCGTATCTCTGGCGCGTCTGAACAGACGGCTGCGGCGGCAGGCCGGAGCCAACAGTCTGACCCCCACCCAGTTCGCGACCCTCGCCGCCGTCGAGCGGCACTCCGCTATAACGCCTGGCGAGCTCGCCGAGCTGGAGAAGATGCAGCCCCCTTCGATGACGCGGGTGATCGCCGCCCTGGAGCACAGAGGACTGCTCGCCCGCACCCCTCACCCGACCGACCGGCGGCAGGTGACCGTCAGCGTGACCGAGGCCGGTCGCGGGCTGATGAAGGAGGAACGCCGACGGAAAGAGGCGTGGCTCGCCATGCGGCTGATGGAGCTGTCGCCCGAGGAACGGGCGACGCTGCGGGCCGCGGCGCCGATCCTGGAGAAGCTCTCGCAGACCTGA
- a CDS encoding MFS transporter — MFRSLRNYNYRLFVSGSVVSNVGTWMQRTAQDWLVLELSHGSSAALGVTTALQFLPVVLFGLWGGMLADRYPKRPLLMAAQSLMGLLALAMGVLTITGHAQIWQVYVMAFMLGCVSCVEVPTRQSFVVEMVGRGDLPNAIALNSSTFNLARVVGPAVAGVLIYALGGTGPIFLLNALSFAAVISGLVLMRTSELRTPEPVARAKGQLRAGLRYVWQRPELLMPILLVAFVAMFATSFSMSIALMARQVFGQDASSFGVASSVFAVGALGGALLAARRGRPTRRLLIVGGIVFGVAQIVAGLAPTYAAFLILLVPAGMAMITTNTAANSSVQLAASPEMRGRVMGIYVLVFTGGAPIGAPLIGWVGELAGPRLGVVICGVMCLAGVGLALLLTRFAAGRTRRAVVRGVVAAPGGAR; from the coding sequence ATGTTCCGGTCGCTCAGAAACTACAACTACCGCCTGTTCGTCTCGGGCAGCGTCGTGTCCAACGTCGGCACGTGGATGCAGCGCACCGCGCAGGACTGGCTGGTCCTGGAGCTGAGCCACGGCAGCTCGGCCGCGCTCGGCGTGACCACCGCCCTGCAGTTCCTGCCGGTCGTGCTGTTCGGCCTGTGGGGCGGGATGCTGGCGGACCGCTACCCCAAGCGCCCGCTGCTGATGGCGGCCCAGTCCCTCATGGGCCTGCTCGCGCTGGCCATGGGCGTGCTGACGATCACCGGCCACGCGCAGATCTGGCAGGTCTACGTGATGGCGTTCATGCTCGGCTGCGTGTCGTGCGTCGAGGTGCCCACCCGGCAGTCGTTCGTCGTCGAGATGGTCGGCCGCGGGGACCTGCCCAACGCGATCGCGCTGAACAGCTCGACCTTCAACCTCGCCCGGGTCGTCGGCCCCGCCGTCGCCGGCGTGCTGATCTACGCGCTGGGCGGCACCGGCCCGATCTTCCTGCTGAACGCCCTGTCGTTCGCCGCGGTGATCTCCGGCCTGGTCCTGATGCGGACCTCCGAGCTGCGCACCCCCGAGCCGGTCGCCCGCGCCAAGGGGCAGCTCCGCGCGGGCCTGCGGTACGTGTGGCAGCGGCCGGAACTGCTGATGCCGATCCTGCTGGTGGCGTTCGTGGCGATGTTCGCGACGAGCTTCTCGATGAGCATCGCGCTGATGGCCAGGCAGGTGTTCGGCCAGGACGCCTCCTCGTTCGGCGTGGCCTCCAGCGTCTTCGCGGTCGGCGCCCTCGGCGGCGCGCTGCTGGCCGCGCGGCGCGGCCGTCCGACCCGCCGGCTGTTGATCGTCGGAGGCATCGTCTTCGGCGTCGCCCAGATCGTCGCCGGGCTCGCCCCGACGTACGCGGCCTTCCTGATCCTGCTCGTCCCCGCGGGCATGGCCATGATCACGACCAACACGGCCGCGAACTCCTCGGTGCAGCTCGCCGCGTCGCCCGAGATGCGCGGACGGGTCATGGGAATCTATGTCCTGGTGTTCACCGGTGGCGCCCCCATCGGCGCGCCGTTGATCGGCTGGGTCGGCGAGCTCGCCGGGCCACGCCTCGGAGTGGTGATCTGCGGGGTGATGTGCCTGGCCGGAGTCGGGCTGGCCCTGCTGCTGACCAGGTTCGCCGCGGGAAGGACGCGCCGTGCGGTTGTTCGTGGCGTTGTCGCCGCCCCCGGAGGTGCTCGCTGA
- the thpR gene encoding RNA 2',3'-cyclic phosphodiesterase yields the protein MRLFVALSPPPEVLAEVAGAVGACPERWPDLRWVAGETWHITMAFLGEVPERALPELRTRLARAAGRHAPMTLRFEGAGAFPSARRARVVWLGLAGGGTAISRLAASLAAGAARAGAVDADRKPFHPHLTLARARPRDGLDARPLVEELKDFGGTPWRAETVHLMRSHLGPRTRYEALGSWPLGGGG from the coding sequence GTGCGGTTGTTCGTGGCGTTGTCGCCGCCCCCGGAGGTGCTCGCTGAGGTCGCCGGGGCCGTCGGCGCGTGTCCGGAGCGCTGGCCGGACCTGCGCTGGGTCGCCGGCGAGACCTGGCACATCACGATGGCCTTCCTCGGCGAGGTCCCCGAGAGGGCGCTGCCCGAGCTGCGGACCCGCCTGGCCCGCGCGGCCGGACGCCACGCGCCGATGACGCTGCGCTTCGAGGGGGCCGGGGCGTTCCCCTCCGCGCGGCGGGCCCGGGTGGTGTGGCTGGGGCTGGCCGGCGGGGGGACGGCGATCTCGCGCCTGGCGGCGTCCCTGGCCGCCGGGGCCGCGCGTGCCGGGGCCGTCGACGCCGACAGGAAGCCCTTCCACCCGCACCTCACGCTCGCCCGCGCGCGCCCGCGCGACGGCCTGGACGCCAGGCCCCTGGTCGAGGAGCTGAAGGACTTCGGCGGCACGCCGTGGCGCGCCGAGACCGTCCACCTCATGCGCAGCCATCTCGGCCCCAGAACCCGTTACGAGGCGCTCGGATCGTGGCCATTGGGGGGCGGCGGCTAG